The proteins below are encoded in one region of Chelmon rostratus isolate fCheRos1 chromosome 21, fCheRos1.pri, whole genome shotgun sequence:
- the snu13b gene encoding SNU13 homolog, small nuclear ribonucleoprotein b (U4/U6.U5), which translates to MTEAQVNPKAYPLADATLTKTILDLVQQASNYKQLRKGANEATKTLNRGIAEFIVMAADAEPLEIILHLPLLCEDKNVPYVFVRSKQALGRACGVSRPVIATSVTIKEGSQLKPQIQSVQMAIERLLV; encoded by the exons ATG ACTGAAGCTCAAGTGAACCCAAAGGCCTACCCACTGGCCGACGCCACGCTGACCAAAACCATCCTGGACCTGGTGCAGCAAGCCTCAAACTACAAGCAGCTGAGGAAGGGGGCTAATGAAG CTACTAAAACCCTAAACAGAGGCATCGCTGAGTTTATTGTGATGGCTGCCGATGCTGAACCACTGGAGATCATCCTCCACCTGCCACTGCTCTGCGAGGACAAGAACGTCCCGTACGTGTTTGTCCGCTCCAAGCAGGCCCTGGGCCGGGCCTGTGGGGTGTCGCGCCCCGTCATCGCTACCTCAGTCACCATCAAGGAGGGCTCTCAGCTCAAACCGCAGATTCAGTCTGTTCAGATGGCCATTGAGAGACTGCTGGTGTGA